A region of the Pseudorca crassidens isolate mPseCra1 chromosome 9, mPseCra1.hap1, whole genome shotgun sequence genome:
cctccagatgtGCACCCACCTGCACACAGCTCGGCCCTGAGCCCctttggggaggaggggcacAAACACAACTTTGCCTGGATGAGAAGGGGTTCTTGGGTTTCGTGAGTGGGCTGACCTTTGGAGGTGTGGGGCAGGAGTGGGCAGAGAGGAGGTTTCTTCCCAGAAACAGGCTTGCCAGGCCCCTGGGGGCATGGGACCAGAGTTGGGGCCATGCCTGGGGCCCCTGAGTGCAAATAGAAAGTTAATTTGGGCAGGAGCTGAGCTGCAGTCAGTCCCGCTGCCCTCCTGCCCGCTCTATTAATACAGATCCAGCTCTGCTGCCTGGCATCACCTATTTATAGCCCCAGAGGCAGCATAGCCACACCCCTTGTATAGAggagggtgaggggcagggaaCTCACAGCTATAGGGGCCAGGGCCGGGGTCCGTAGGTGCCCACAGCCTCCTTGGGTGGGCCTGGCACTGATGGGCTGGAATCCACCCAgactccccacctccttcccagtCTGGACTATGTGGTCAGGCTCCTGATctgccccgccccccctccctgccccccatcaACCTAGGGTTGAGTGGGTCTGTCTAGACCCTGCAAACTCATCATTAATTAGCTTGTTAAATGGCTGAAAGGAGGGGGCGGGGAATGCAGGGTTCTTTCTGAAACAGCTGTGGCTGTAATTAGGTGGACAGTGTGGCTGGCTCTTATTTATTCCGGTTATGATTACTCTGTGATCAGCGCCTCTGATTGGTGGCTTGGCAGGGAAGGCTCCCTCCTTTCCTAACCACCCATCAGCCTTTAGAATTGTCGGTGCCTGCCTGGGAGGGCCCGTGGGTTTGCCAGAGAAGTGGGTGGTTTTGTCTACTATGTTGTCTGCTATGGGCTTCTCAGCTTGCTAGCCCCCCCTCCGTGGCAATGCCCAGGGCCCCCCAACAGGCTCTTGAGCGCCTCAGTGGGCGGCCAAGGTACCCACGTGGTCTGGGATGCCCCATGCCCTTGTGGCCTGCCTGAGCTGAACTGTCTCAGCGTCCAGGAATGTAGACTTCCCTGCCAGTCTTAGCTCAGACTGGCATGAAGCTTGGGGTGCCAAGTGGCACCAGATAGGGTAGAGAGGAGCCTGGGGCCAGGGGCCAAGGACATGGACAAATTGGAAGAGTGGGTGGTAGAGACCACCAGGTCTCTGGCTTCTCCCAACAGAGCATCTTGTGCAGAAGCCCTCTAGCACCTGGTGTGGCCGGGAGGAGGAGTTCTGCCAGACAGGCTTAGGCGCGGTGCGCACACCTGTCACCGTGCACACTCCCGGTGCCCCTGGCTACATTTTCTGgctcccacctgccctcccccctCCATGCACTCACACTTCCTGGGCAGGACTGGGCTTGTGTCTACTGCCTGGGAATGTGCTTGGTTGAGGCTGGGCCCACTGGCCTAGGCTTGGCTGCCTTCCAGGGGAGACCAAGGAGCAGGACGATGTCAGGCCAGAGAGCGCTTTGACAGAGAGAAGGAGGGTAGCGGTCGCTCCTGGCTGTCAGAAAGGGGGGCAGCTCTCTTAAGGAAGCGAATTCTGGTCCCCGCAGGGGCATCTGACCGATCCATGGTGTTTCCCTGTCCCCTGTCTCAGAGCTTTTGTGTGATCCTGGAAGTTGCTGCCTCTCAAACTGACCCTTCCACCCAGGTGGCAGATAGGTGGATCTTGATGGGAGGCACATGGGTGTCTGTGTTCTCTGGAGAGCCTTCTCCGCTTACAGAGCACTGGCATGCACTGTCTTTCTAACTCTGCAAGGTCAGTGGTTTTGTCCTCATTTTTCTGATGAGAGAACTAGACTCAAGGAGGTGAAGTGACTTTACCTGAAGATCTCACAGGTAGTATGAAGGAAATTTAGGACTAGGACTTACAAACCAGAGCTCTTTCCCCTCGGCCCTGTGCTGTGGAGCTGGGCTGGGGCCTCCGGCACGGGGGGAGTCAGGTGTGGAGCCAGTGGGTGCCACTGAGTGCAGGTGGGGATGACTCTTCGGAGCCCGGGCTGAGCCTGCTGTGCTGCGGGGTGAGGGCTGCCTCAGCTCTGCCTGCCCTTCCGAGCGTTTGGTTTCTCTGCAGGCTGCATGTTGTGCCTGGGTCAGTCCACCTTCCTCCGCTTTAACCACCCGGCTGAAGCCAAGTGGATGAAGAGCATGATTCCGGCAGGGGGCCGGGCCCCTGGACCCCCCTACAGTCCTGGCCCGGGTAGGTACCCACTTGGGGCACGTGGCTAGTTTGGCGGCACCCCGTGGACAGTCCTCCTCCTTGCCCATTCCAGCCTCCAGCCACACTTGCAGTGTCAGGGCAGGACAACACCCATGATCTGGGCTTGCTGCCACCTGCCATGGGCCACTGGTGGAGAGTGCCAGGCAGTCTGACCACTGGAAGAGATCCAAGAAGTGCTGCTTGGCTGGAATTGGGGAATCATGTGCCTGAGGGATGGGGGGCTGTGCCGGCCTGTGTCCCACTGCCCTGGAAGGTGCCACCTTGGTGTCTGGGACCCTGACCCTCTTATGTCACTACCAGGGAGCCTCACCCTTGAGGGTGGCCTGTGGGGGCAGAAGGAAGCATCCAATTGAGCTGCTGTAAGctctggggcggggagggggggtccCACCTGCTTGTGATCATGTCTTtgggccctgccccacccccaggccatgCCATGCCAGCTGATGTCTCAGTGGAGCAGCTGCAGTTTGTGTGTGAATTATTGATCCCCAGAGGAGAGTTGGGTGATTGTCCCAGGGAGCCAGCACAGCCCCCCTCAGCCCAGCTGCCTAGGGGGCTGGGTGCAGATCAGGAGGCTGCCTATAGGCCTGCCACCCCAGACTTTGCACGGGTATTCAGATGGCTGTAGGATGACAGGTGTCAGCGTGCTACTGGGACAGGTGGACATGTGTGTGAGGTGCACCTAGCAGGGTGGCATCAGTGGCTTCAATGGATCATTTGGGGATCTGAGGAAAGATGGGTGGTCCCTAGGATCACCAGTATCCACGGCAACCCCTCTGCCTTTGGTCCCACACAGTCCCCATAATTTTGGACCCAGACTCAGTCTTGCAAagccttcttcttctcctttctagGTCCTTGGAGGCTCAGAAGCTTGGGTTCCCAGTCCACTCCCTGGGTAGCTTTACCCTGCTCCCACCCTGGCCTTGTCACGCCACTCCCTCAGCTGTTTGGGGCAGTGGTTTCAGAGACTCCTGGTTGGTTGAcaagggctggggcagggcaaaGGCAGGCTCTTGCTGGCATGGCTTAACGGGCTAATTGGAGGCACTGAGCTGCACCTAGTTGCTGCCCAGCCTGGCTTCCAGGAACTGGCCTTTAGGGCCAGGCCCCTCCCTTGCCTCTGACTGGATAAAGTGGTGCTGCACACACCCCTCGCCCAGCCCTGgaggatctgtgtgtgtgttttcctgggTCTCGGCTGCTGTGTTGGGAGGCCCTGATGTCCTATTGGACTGGGACCACCTCCTCCCCGGAACTTCTGGCCCGCTCCCCAGCGTGCCCCCATGCCCTTTGCAGAAGGTCCACCTGCCCTTCCTGAAGTGGAGCTTGAGGAggttgaggaaaccaaggcagggAGGAACCTAGTCTTAGGGTGAGTGCCTGGCCGTGTTGCCGACTCTGTCCTAAGTCATAAAATGTCAGAGCCAGGAGAGCCCTCTTCCTTCACAGACGGCAAAACCAAGGGCAAGTGACTTGGGGAAGTTGCACAGCAGGTTAGTGGCTGAGCTGGCGCTGGGACCCAGATCTCCTGGCTGCTTCTCCAGAGCCTTTCTAGCCCTGTTCTGCTGGCAGGACGTGGGAGTGCTCGCTCTTGTGCATATGCAGCTCCCTAGGGCCTAGGAGACGCCGACCAGGTCCTGAGGCCTCTTTGCGTTTTCCTTCAGCAGAATCACAAAGCTTGGTGAACGGGAACCACACCCCACAGCCTGCAACCCAGGGACCCTCAGCCTGTGGCAGCCACAGTTCCCTGGTGAGCTCTATTGAGAAGGACCTGCAGGAGATCATGGACTCACTGGTGCTCGAGGAGCCTGGAGCTGCTGGCAAGAAGCCTGCCGCCACTTCCCCACTGTCACCGATGGCCAATGGTGGCCGCTACCTGCTGTCCCCCCCGACCAGCCCTGGCGCCATGTCCGTGGGCTCCAGCTATGAGAACACCTCTCCAGCCTTCTCTCCGCTCTCCTCACCAGCCAGCAGTGGGAGCTGTGCCAGCCACTCCCCCAGTGGGCAGGAGCCAGCCCCTTCCATGCCCCCCCTGGTGCCTGCCCGGTCCTCTAGCTACCATTTGGCCCTGCAGCCCTCACAGTCCCGACCCAGTGGTGCTCGCCCCTCTGAGAGCCCCCGGCTGGGCAGGAAGGGGGGTCACGAGAGGCCGCCCAGCCCTGGCCTCCGAGGTCTGCGGACAGACAGCCCTGCAGCCACTGTCTTGGCAGTGGCCTGCAGAGCCACCGAGAGCCCCCGGGCGGGGGGGCAGTTGCCCCTGGTGGCGATTGGCCTGAGTGAATACCAGGCTTCAGGTGCCCGTGGCCAACCCACCAGCATTCCTGGCAGCCCCAAGTTCCAGCCACCAGTCCCTGCTCCTCGAAACAAGATTGGCACGCTCCAGGACCGCCCTCCCAGCCCTTTCCGGGAGCTGCCGGGCACTGAGCGGGTGTTGACAACCAGCCCCTCACGCCAGCTGGTGGGCCGAACATTTTCCGATGGGTCCGCTACCCGCACCCTGCAACCTCCCGAGAGCCCCCGCCTAGGCCGGCGGGGCCTGGACAGTATGAGAGAACTGCCTCCCTTGAGTCCATCTCTGTCCCGAAGGGCTCTCTCCCCCATGCCCGCCCGGACCACCCCAGATCCCAAACTAACCAGGGAAGTGGCAGAGAGTCCCCGACCCCGGCGCTGGGCAGCCCATGGGGCTTCACCAGAGGACTTCTCTGTGACGGCGTGGGGCCGTAGGACACGGAGCCCCTCACCCACACTAGGGGAGTCCCTGGCACCCCGCAAGGGCAGCTTCAGTGGCAGGCTGAGCCCGGCTTATAGTCTGGGCTCGTTGACTGGGGCTTCACCCCACCAGAGCCCCCGTGCCCAGAGGAAGCTCTCCAGCGGGGACTTGCGGGTGCCTGTCACTCGGGAGCGGAAAAATAGCATCACAGAGATCAGTGACAACGAGGATGACCTCCTGGAGTACCACCGGCGGCAGCGCCAAGAGCGGCTTCGGGAGCAGGAGATGGAGAGGCTGGTGAGCGGATGCCAGGGAGGCCGCTGGCATCCATGACAGGGGCTCTGCCAGGGTGTGGGCGGGCCagctggcagggagggaggggcccgtGGACAGGGCCTGGGCTTCCCAAGCTTCTCCACTTCCGGGATACACCGTAGTGACCAGTATCTCAAGGCTCTGGTGCCCTGAACAAGAACTTTCTTTGACGTCTCTAAGGCCTTATTTCAAATTCATGCTCACTTTGCATTTATTCCATAACACAGTGTTTGTTTTCATGTATAAAAGAAGTTTCACGTTATGTACCTGAACACAATGAAGCTCTAGGAAAACATAGCACGTTTATGATGAAGCTTTGTACGTCTCAGTTTGAGAAGCAGGTCTCAGTGATTAGAaggctgaagcccagagaggggaatgggtttgtgcaaggtcacacagcaagttctggcagagctggaattggaACCCACGTCTCCTGTCTCTCCAAGGCTTATTCTTTAGAAAAGCCTCTGGTCCttctttcttgcttctctttGGCCTCTATAAATGGGTGGGAGCTGCTCATCCTGGCCCATGCTGGATCATCTGGAaatgggggtggcagggggagaaGAAGAGAACAGGATGGGCAGCCCCTGGCTGATCCAGGTCAGTCTGTGTGATAGTGATTTTgtgtgctggtgtgtgtgtgtgtgtgtgtgtgtgtgtgtgtgtgcatgcgcacaCATGTGGGTGCCTTTGGGGGCTGGGTGTGGTTCTGGGCAGCTGTCCTGGAGATGGCATCTGagctgggtgggggctgggattcCCCAGATAGAGCAGGGAGCTTGAGGGGCGCTGGCTGGTGTGTCCACGCTGTAGCACGTGCACAGGAAAATAGGTTCTGCCCTCTTTCCCTTGCGAGCAGAAGAACGGGGTTCCTGGGGGCCCAGGGACACTGGGATTGGTTTGAGGAGGAGAATCGGAACTGAGGAGGTTTGCCTGGAGCCCTTTCAGAAGAGGTTGGGACAGCTTTGGGTGAGGTGAGGGTGTGGGACCTTGTGTCTGTGTTGGGTCCGGGAGGGATGAGGCAGGACCCCCAGTCTTGTAAGTTACTATATCTTCTGTTTTTGCCTGGCCTGGACAAGAGTGCTTGCCCCCCGCTGGGGTCTCATCCTGGAGAGGGGGCAGTGAACCTGGCACAGGCAGAGTGGTGGGGCCAGCCTCCCTCAACTCCATTCAGccttcccgccccctcccctgccccgcgCCACGTGCCTCCCCAGCCCTTACCTGCCCCACCTGTCACTTTAAATCTTGGAGgctgcctgccctgcccctcccacctccaccggGCTGGCTGCTTATCTTGGtcctggggcaggggcgggggcacTGGCCCAGCCTCCTGGGTGCTGAGACTCTGTTCCTGGTTTTCTTGCTATGGAACTGGGTAAGCAGCAGGAGGGAAGCTGGGTAAGTGTCTGGGGGGTCCTGGCCAAACTGGTGAGAGACACCAGAGGTTGAGGGACCACAGAGAGAGTCTGGGGGAAGCCCCAAGTCTGGAGTACTATCCCTCCTTCACCTTCTTAGGCCCCTGGGAGGTATCTGGGTGGGCTGTGTGGGCAGGGGGCGGATGCAGCAGCCGGGCCACAGAGCACTGACACCTGGGCCCAGGCGTTCAAGTGCTGGCAGCTGCGCGGCCTGCTGGGAAGGAGCCAGGGGCTGCCAGAGGGTGACTGGAGCTGAGATGGGCATGAGGAGGGCTGTGGCCCAGGCCTCTCGGGCAGGGTGTATACATGCTAAGCACATCTTTGTGTAAACCTGTGTCAGGTCCCTGTGGGCCCCTGGGTCTGTGTTCCGGCCCTGCCTGTGTGGGTCGGTGCCCACCTGTCTGTGTGCTAGACTGTGTTTATCCGTGTGTGTGCCAGTGTGCGTTTGTGCATGTCAGGACTGGTGTGTTTGTGCGTAGCTGCCTGTTAATACAGGCCCAGGGTACGTGTTGTGTCTTTGTGTGTCAGTGCTGATATGCGGCGGTGTCTCTGTGGGCCCAGGTGTCTTTGGATCTACGTGTATCCATGTCAGCATGAACACCTGCGTGTTCTGTGTCTCATTGTGTTCTTTACCTGCCTACCAGCATGTGTTTCTGGGTGCGTCTGGGTGTGTCCCTGTGTGTTCACGAGGAAGCCCACCCTGGGACAGAATgagaagggagaggaaacagGAAGACGGGAGGGGCTGGCCGCGTGGGCAGGTGGCACGACAGCCCGGTTCCTCCTGCCCGCCTCTGGGGcacccaccctccttccctctgcctccccagaCCTTGGGCTCTGGGCTCTCCTGACTTGATTCTGACGCCGAGCCCCTAGTGTCCTAGTCCTCCCTCCTGACGGGACACCATGCCTGGCTCTAGCCCTCCTGGGACCCAGCCTCCTCCCCTTACGCCCTGCTCTGTCCACCCTCCCCAGGAACGACAGCGCCTGGAGACCATCCTGAATTTATGCGCCGAGTACAGCCGGGCCGACGGGGGACCTGAGGCCGGGGAGCTGCCCAGCATCGGGGAGGCCGCCGCAGCCTTGGCTCTGGCCTGCCGGAGGCCCTCACGAGGCCTTGTGGGGGGCACTGGGGCCTCTGCGCGGAGCAACGAGGAGCCTGGAGGTGCCACCCAACGCCTGTGGGAGACTGTGGAGCGCTCGGATGAGGAGAATCTCAAGGAGGAGTGCAGTAGCACGGAGAGCACCCAGCAGGAGGTGGGACCCAGCAGGGACCCAGCAGGAGGTGGGACCCAGCAGGAGGTGGGACGCGGGGTGGCCTGCCGCAGGCCGAGGAGGCACGCGTGTGTGGTGGATGCCAAGGCCCAGCGAGGGGGAAGTATATGAAGTTTGGGCCGACATCAGGGTGTAGAAATGAGGAGGTGggactcccctggcagtccactggttaagactccgcgcagGGCGTGTGGGTTCCACGATCTCTGCTCCGGAAGCTAAGGTCCCGCGTATCCAGtagcagggccaaaaaaaaaaagaggaggcaaGGAAGAGGGGGAGGTGTTGATGAGTTTCCCAAGCTATAAATATGCTTTACGACCTGGCTTTCCTTGGAGCCCCACCCGGGCCTGGCACCCGGTGGTAAGTCTGTTACTTTCAGCCAAGCTGTATTGCTCCCTGTGCGGGGAGGGGAGCTTCCTCCTATCTCAGTCCAGCTGCCCCTTCCAAGCACCCTGAGAAATGCGGATCCGTTTCCGTAGTCTCATCCTGGAAGGCTCTAGAGGCTTCCCTAGCTGatggctcccctcccctccagcacGAAGATGCACCCAGTGCCAAGCTCCAGGGAGAGGTGCTGGCCCTGGAAGAGGAGCGGGCTCAGGTGCTGGGGCGAGTGGGGCAGCTGAAAGTCCGGGTGAAGGAGTTGGAGCAGCAGCTGCAGGAGTCGGCCCGAGAGGTGAGAGCGAGGGCCCTGGCTGGGCTCCTCCCCGGGCACAGTGATGGCCCCAGAGTGGCCCGAGTCCAGCTGCCTTGAGTGGCCTTGACGTGGACCCTGCTGTTGCCTCCAGGCTGAAATGGAGCGGGCACTGctgcagggggagagggaagcagagcgCACGCTGCTGCAGAAGGAGCAGAAGGCGCTGGACCAGCTGCAGGAGAAGCTGGTGACCTTGGAGACGGGCATCCAAAAGGAGAGGGACAAGGTAAcccaccccaggcctggctcAGTGCCGGGCGCCTGTGGcctgggagaagaggagagatgcCTTCTCTGGGGCCCCTAACCTCTTACCTCATTGTTCATCCTGCAGCCCGGCTGGTCTCTGGGCCCCTTCTGGGGCAGGGGGCCTTATTCTCCGTGGAAAGTACCAGCTTGGAGGGCGCTGCCAGGGTCTGGGCTGGTGTCTGGGGTCTCCTCTGCCTGGGTCTCTGTTCTACATCTGGGTGCCTGGGTGCCTGCCATTCTAGGCCCTTCGTGCCCCTTCTAGGAAGTGCCGAAGCCCCTTCTTGGGCGGTGAGCACGGCCCAAGGCACTGGTACTGGGGAGTGATTCAGGTCTGGGTGTCTGCATCTGGAGGACATCCGCCTCCAAGCGTGGCTCCGGTGCTCAGGATGTGGTCTTTGGGAGATGGCCCTCAGGTCTCTGTTTCCCTTGAGCCTTCAGGATCTGCAGCCTCCCATCCCAGATGGTCCCAGCTCCTGCCCCTGGCCCTTTCAGATTTCGTGCCAGCCTGCTGGGGCCGCTCCATCCCACAGGGGCCGTGTCAGCCACGCCCAAGATGTCCAACAACGTGCCAAAAGCTCCGAAGTGGAGAGGGGCCACCTATTTCTGGACTTGACAGTATTTTTCCAAGAATTAATTCTCCTTCTGGATTTTTTGAGAGTGTCTTCCTCCGGCCCCTCAGTTTTGAAGCTCTTAACAATTCTGTGACCCTCCCACCCTGTTTTTTGGAGCTTTGGCTCTGGACCCCAAAACCACACTCCCAAATTCTGTGCCAAATTAACTCCATGCTTACCAACCAGGCCTGCACTAACGCCCCCTCTAATCACTGTCCTGGGCTCTCTGCATGTCCCTAACTGCCAGTGCCACCCAGGCAGGGCTGAGCCGTGCCTGCTTTTGCACTAACTCCACGGGCACCCCTGTGCCCTTGGCCCCTCCCCTCTAATGTTGCCTCCTTCCGTTCTTGGTGTGGGACCCCAGGGTTTTGATCAGAAAGGAATGGGCAGGGGGCACAGCTCCACTTTGCTCAGTGGGGCATTGGCAGGAGGGGTACAAAATTGGGGGAAATGCTTGGCCGAGGAGCCTCTCGGTCCAAAGAGCTCCTCTCATTTGGAAAAGCCAGGGTGCGGCCTCCACAGACTGTTTGCAGTTTCCTGCACAGAGGAGAGGCGGGCTGTCGTCACCTGTCTTCCCTCCTGAGTGGAGGGACGAGGAGGTCCAGTGGTGGTGGCATGGCCTGGGGAGGGCACGGACAGGGGCTCTCTGCCACACAGTGGCTACCCTTCCTAGCTTTCCTCTGGGGCTTCCCAATTTCAGATACTCCAACCAGAGGGTGGGAAGGGGTAggtctctccccactcccacccctgatCCATTCAGAACATAGGGTATTGCAAAGGCTGAGTCCAAGCATGGGGAAGTGCTTGGACCTCAGAAACTGGACTGATCAGGTCCTCCTCTCCTGGATGAGGATGGGGgcgtggggtggaggggggacaGAGGCAGGGTTCAGCACAGGGACTCCAGGGTGAAGCTCAGCATTTCAGCAGGAACCTGTCTAACCTCATTTCTCATTGACCTGGCATTGCCTGGAGGCATGGACTTTGCCTTCTCTCTGGGCCCAGTTATTtgaggtggaggtggtgatggtggtggccacggtggtggtggcagtggggaagGTTCCCTCAGCTTCCCTCCCCAGCGCCCAGCCCATGGCCCTATTCTGGCTTTGAGATCAGTAATCACAGTTTCTCCTCTGCCTGTCCTTCGGAGGGGTGACTCACCAGCTCCTCCCTGCAtccccccttcccaccctcaGAGGTGTCATCTCGCCCCAGACAGAGCCATCCACCTCCTCTCTGTACCCACTCCTGGGGCTCCTATTACCACGGCAACGGGCCGAACTAATTGCAACCCTCATCCTACTGAAGTTCAGCCTGCAGTgccagcaccccacccccaccctgggcaggaggtggggaggccAAGGGGGTTGGGTTGGGGTCCCCTCCACTGCATGGCTGTAGCTTTAACATCCTCGGCTCCCAATTCACACCCAACCCCTGGATTTAATCCCCACCAACTCTACCCTTTTCCCAGGGTTAAATTTTGGTCTCTGGGAAGCGGAAGAGGGGGAGGAACAGCAGCTAGAGGCTCCGTGTTTGTGATGTGGAACCAGCTTTGTCTTTGACTGGTTTGGAGAGAAAACAGAGGGCCTCTTCCTAGGACTTGCCCAAACCTTTCTAGTTCAAGGGACTCCAAGAGACCAACATTTCTGCCTGGGACCCACACCCCTGCCTGTGACACCATCGCCTGCACCTCCAGTCCTGTCTCACACCCCAGCTCTTTGCCTTTCCCACcctgcccctcttcctccttatttccctttctcctgtttgctctctcctctcctggttAAACTCCTTTCATTCCCcgccttctttctcttttccccgcaccccaccccccttccctgcgccccgccccgcgccgccgcTGCCCCGGGCCGGAGTTGAGGAGTGTGTGTTCTGTTTCTCCCCTgtgcccgccccctccccctccggcGACCAGGAGAGGGCGGAGCTGGCCGCGGGACGGAGGCACCTGGAGGCCCGCCAGGCGCTCTACGCCGAGCTCCAGACGCAGCTCGATAACTGCCCCGAGTCAGTGCGGGAACAGTTACAGGAGCAGCTGAGAAGGGTCAGTTTCaccagcccccgccccctccccgcccccgagGGCCGCCCGCCCGGAAGAGAGGAGCGGTGGGCCGGGACCGCCTGGGCCCTGCAGTACCTGCCGGACGACAGGGTCCGTGTTGTGGCttggaggggacagggaagggttggggtgggggtggaggttcTCCTTTCTGCTACTGCAGGCAGCGCTGCCCGGCAAAGGGGCAGAGCCGAGCGGAGGaaagggggcggggtgggggcaggtccCTTCCTCCGTTTCCCCGGGTCCAGCCCCCAGAAGTCTCACCTCTGTGAACTGGCCTTCCAGGCGCAGAGTGGTATCGTGAGCACCACCCGATCCCCTTTGTCACTGTCGTTCAAGGAGGCAGAAGCCCTGGAGACTGAGACAAAGCTCTTTGAAGACTTGGAGTTCCAGCAGCTGGAGCGGGAGAGCCGCGTGGAGGAGGAGCGCGAGCTGGCTGGCCAAGGGCTGCTCCGGAGCAAGGCCGAGCTGCTCCGGAGCATCGCCAAGAGGAAGGTGCGCCCCCCCGGCCCCCATCCCTGCCGCGAGGCCCGCAGTGCCGGCTTGACTTCACCTtgctgagcctcggtttcctcatctgtaaaacaagaacaATAACAGGCTGTTGTGAGCGATAAAGGAGATGATGTGTGTGAAGACAGCATAGGACATGATCATAGTAAGCACTCGGTGAACAATAACTATTGTTATTAAGCTCTGACTCTCCCCAGTTCTCCCTTGGAAAGTGGATTGGGCTCACATTCAGAGCTGGGCCctggctgggcagggcagggagaaaCGGAGATGGAGGAGGGCGCTGAAGAGGAGACTTGCTCCTGCCCTTGTAGAGCTCTCTGATGGAAGTGCTGGGACACATACAAAGACCAGAGATCTGGATATTAGAGCCTGCCAGGGGTACTAGAAAGGCATCACCTGGGTTCCAGCCTTGGCCCAGCCCTGGCTCAGCTGAGCCGTAAAACAAGGGGATTTGGTATCGCATCCTGGCTGGTTCTGGAGCTCCAGTTGCTCTGATGTCTCCTGATCTCAGCCAGACCAGGACAGGGTATTGGGGCGGGGATGTAAAGTTGGGAGGAGGCTTGTGTTAAGCAAGGGTTAggaaggtgtgggtgaggagaagggggaggagccaGGCGGCCCACACACCTGTGGCTGAGAGTTGAGTGTCCGTGCACACATATGCATGCATGTGCACTTTGCCAGGCTGGAGTGAGTgggtgggaggtgagggcagTGAGCTTGGGGAGGGGTGTCAAAAAGTGGGGCTAGTTTGGTGGTAAGTGGGGAGCCACTGGACTTCCCCCTGAGTCCAGATCCCTTGCTTCTCTCCCTGAGCTGCTCTGCCTTACAAATACATCTGCCTATCAGTGAAATGGGCATAAAGGCATCTGCCTCGTAAGAGAGTTAAGTGAGGTAACACGTGCAAAGCATTTAGCAGAGTTCTTGGGTCCTGACAGGTTCTCAGTAAATTGCAGATCTTGTTGTGAGGATTACCACCTGGTCTGCTTCAGTCTGCTTGGGCTGACCCCAGATTTAGTAcagctcccttcttccctcccttctctcctatGTCTTGCTCTTCATGGTGATAGTTTAAGGCCTCCTCTTTCAGGAAGCCCTCCTTGGATAAACCCAGCCCATTTTCCCGGagcccctctccttctctctcacttATTATCTTTTCGTTTCCTTTTAGCACATGATTGTTGAGCCAGGCATTGCGCTAAGCCCTACTGGGGATATGGAGACAAAAAGAAACTGGCCCGGCCCTTGGATCGGACAGCTTgggcggggtggtggtgatggagacaTATATTCACAAGTAACAGCAATACAAGGCAAATGGTGATATGGAATAATTTGAGCACAGAGCAAGGAGCAAAGGAATTGAGTGGTGATCAAGGAAGATGTTGGAGAGAAGATAGCATTGGGTCTGGTCTTGGAGGATAAATAAGCTCTTGATGGGTGGAGAAGACAGGGCAGCATTCCTGGCAAGGAGAACCGTATAAGAAAGGCCTGGGAGTGTACACCTGCACCGCTGACATTACAATAGGGCCGAGCTGAGTGCACGCCGCCGAGGGCTcagggtaggagggagggtgGAAAGTGGAGGCCCAGTTCCAGGAGCCCTTGAGTGCTGGCTGAGGGATTTGTGCTTTATCCTGTGAATAATGAGGAGTTGCTGAGAAGAGGACTGATGACCCTTACtcgtggattaaaaaaa
Encoded here:
- the PHLDB1 gene encoding pleckstrin homology-like domain family B member 1 isoform X10 → MRRPGRGLGWPPGPQELWSPRTMDTINRNQVGPGSKTPAMVQKGPLDLIETGKGLKVQTDKPHLVSLGSGRLSTAITLLPLEEGRTVIGSAARDISLQGLGLAPEHCYIENLRGTLTLYPCGNACTIDGLLVRQPTRLTQGCMLCLGQSTFLRFNHPAEAKWMKSMIPAGGRAPGPPYSPGPAESQSLVNGNHTPQPATQGPSACGSHSSLVSSIEKDLQEIMDSLVLEEPGAAGKKPAATSPLSPMANGGRYLLSPPTSPGAMSVGSSYENTSPAFSPLSSPASSGSCASHSPSGQEPAPSMPPLVPARSSSYHLALQPSQSRPSGARPSESPRLGRKGGHERPPSPGLRGLRTDSPAATVLAVACRATESPRAGGQLPLVAIGLSEYQASGARGQPTSIPGSPKFQPPVPAPRNKIGTLQDRPPSPFRELPGTERVLTTSPSRQLVGRTFSDGSATRTLQPPESPRLGRRGLDSMRELPPLSPSLSRRALSPMPARTTPDPKLTREVAESPRPRRWAAHGASPEDFSVTAWGRRTRSPSPTLGESLAPRKGSFSGRLSPAYSLGSLTGASPHQSPRAQRKLSSGDLRVPVTRERKNSITEISDNEDDLLEYHRRQRQERLREQEMERLERQRLETILNLCAEYSRADGGPEAGELPSIGEAAAALALACRRPSRGLVGGTGASARSNEEPGGATQRLWETVERSDEENLKEECSSTESTQQEHEDAPSAKLQGEVLALEEERAQVLGRVGQLKVRVKELEQQLQESAREAEMERALLQGEREAERTLLQKEQKALDQLQEKLVTLETGIQKERDKEAEALETETKLFEDLEFQQLERESRVEEERELAGQGLLRSKAELLRSIAKRKERLAVLDSQAGQIRSQAVQESERLARDKNASLQLLQKEKEKLAMLERRYHSLTGGRAFPKTTSTLKEMEKLLLPAVDLEQWYQELMAGLGTGPAAASPRSSPPPLPAKASRQLQVYRSKMDGEATSPLPRTRSGPLPSSSGSSSSSSQLSVATLGRSPSPKSTLLAQNGTSSLPRNLAATLQDIETKRQLALQQKGQQVIEEQRRRLAELKQKAAAEAQCQWDALHGAAPFPAGPSGFPQLLHHSILHHLPVSRERGEEGEHAYDTLSLESSDSMETSISTGGNSACSPDTMSSASGLDVGKTEEMEKMLKEAHAEKSRLMESREREMELRRQALEEERRRREQVERRLQGESTRRHQLVEKEVKMREKQFSQARPLTRYLPIRKEDFDLKTHIESSGHGVDTCLHVVLSSKVCRGYLVKMGGKIKSWKKRWFVFDRLKRTLSYYVDKHETKLKGVIYFQAIEEVYYDHLRSAAKSPNPALTFCVKTHDRLYYMVAPSAEAMRIWMDVIVTGAEGYTQFMN